The Larimichthys crocea isolate SSNF chromosome X, L_crocea_2.0, whole genome shotgun sequence genome segment agtgtgtgtttgggcgTTGTGACTGGATCCTCACATATTTCACTTATTGTATATTCATTCTCTTAATGACAAGATAGTCGAGGCCTTTTATGTGCCACTTTCTCCACTCACTGAAGGCTTACACAACAGAAATAAGTATTCCGAGCGTGTCCGAGGTTTTTATCCAATCACCTCCCCTTCTCCTGTTTCTTTACTTACTCACCAATGTGCTTAGGAGTCATGTGCTAGCTCCCTGTAAGAATATAATTCTTTTCGATGACCAAGTTTCACGTTGtaatcggtgtgtgtgtgtgtaagcgtgtGTGTCATACTACCGTAATGCAACATGTGACTTCCTATACACAACTTAAAACACCCTTAATCTTTCTGTAAAGACAGTTTGTAGTTTTAACTTCAGTTCATGCTTTATACCCAACAGAAccttccttctcctttcttAAACGTTCCTTCCCTAATTCTCTGCCCTTTCTCTTCCCCGACTGTCCTTCTCACTGTCCCCTACAGAAAATCATCGGCGTGTTCAAACCTAAGAATGAAGAGCCCTATGGCCAGCTTAACCCCAAGTGGACAAAGTGGCTCCAGAAACTTTGTTGTCCTTGCTGCTTTGGCCGTGACTGTTTGGTCCTGAACCAGGGTTACCTCTCGGAGGCCGGGGCAAGCTTGGTCGATCAGAAACTGGAGCTCAACATCGTTCCCAGGACCAAGGTAGAGACGGACACGCACCACCTGACAAAGGCAGCAAACCATCTGACAAATAGCAAGTCTCTTAATCAATCTTTTGCGCTCTAGGTGGTGTATCTGGCGAGTGAAACATTCAACTACAGTGCTATAGACAGGGTGAAGTCTCGAGGAAAGAGGCTAGCCCTGGAGAAGGTGCCTAAAGTGGGTCAGCGCTTCCACAGGATTGGACTGCCACCAAAGGTAATCTGATGAATTGTTTTattacgttacattacattacattacattacattcactGGTGAATTTCTGTGTAACTTTAACCAAATTTCACCCTCAAAagtcttggaaaaaaaaactatcgAATGTTTCTCTGAATGGCTTTCAAAACTTTGCCAGTTGTTTGGCATTAATTGTGATATTTACAGTTAATAATTCAATTCTGCCATCAAATGTCATAGCTGGCTGCGGCAGAAATTCACACATCTGCTGTGATTCACAGGAGAATGCAGCACAAAGGTTCAAAGTTCAGTCTTGACTGACTCAATTTTGAAGCTTTTACTGGGCATTTCAATCAAAAAAATACATTGCTAAGCAACAAAAAGACAAGGGAgggatttgatttgaataattatgaatattattatattgattTCCTGACTGATTCCTGATAAATTTTCTGAGTAGGGAAAATATAGTAGGCCTACACAGGTTTTTAGcatcttgttttattctttaaacaTGGCGTAGAAACAGATTAGAAAATGCTTGTGACTGTGTGCTGCTAATGTTATTATAACATCTTTACCCTCGGTAACAGACGTGCTGCACTCGTGCATAGTGTGTGAGTGTCAAATTCCTGGAATTTAAGCCTATGTTGCGTAGACAAGATGTTTCAGCAGATTGCTGGTGTTTCAACCCCTACTTATAATTGCAATTTTCTGGATAACGAAAAGCAATGTATGTATCATCTTTCTTCGTGAAGGTAAACCACGCTTTGggcttccttcctcttcctcctgccaCAGCATGAGTTTGATGTTATTGGTTTGCAATGCTTAACTGTCAGACAAACATGCTGATACTGAAGAAAAGATTTGAAAAGCTCAGAGGCAAATGATTCTGATGGATTAGATATTTTGGCATCTGTCAATTGGGAACGATTCACATTCCTCTATGACACTGCCGGGCttttcagcaacagactgctactctcACCATGTAAGAAGAAGCGCTGACCACCAACCGTGGTCAGACTCCTAAACACAAGCATGACTTTATTCAGCTTGATCTTTTTCTatacatttcatatatatatgaataatttCTCATCCACCTTGTCTATACGAGCTGcttgtgacaagtgaatttccctggtgtgggatcattaaagtctctCTAATCttatctaacaaaaaaaaaacacatcttgtgGGATTTTAGGGGACATTGCGATGTAAAACCTAAACACCCTGATCTGTTGCTTTTCCCGCAGGTTGGTTCCTTCCAGCTCTTTGTTGACGGATACAAGGACGCAGATTTCTGGCTGCGGAGGTTTGAGGCAGAGCCATTGCCTGAAAACACCAACCGTCAGCTCCAGCTTCAGTTTGAGCGGCTCGTAGTCCTCGATTACATCATCAGGAACACAGGCATGTAGTCAGCCCGCTCAGCACAAACTGTGCAactctgggttttttttaaaataggaTTTCTAAATTGGATTTTTGGTGTTCTTCTAGACAGGGGAAATGACAACTGGTTGCTGAAGTATGACTGTCCCATGGATCCTGTTGGAAATAGGGTgaggacacatacacacacacagtttttttttaaagtgttgatACCAGTATATCTCTATTTATTATCTGTATCTTTATCTCTGTAGGACACAGACTGGGTGGTAGTAAAGGATCCCATCATCAAGCTGGCAGCTATAGACAACGGTCTTGCCTTTCCCCTCAAACACCCTGACTCCTGGAGAGCCTGTAAGCAACGTTTGTTTAaagaccccccccccaccccttgtCACTGTATTATTAACTTTCCGGCTCTTTATAAGGAGTGTACAAGATAATTAAGAGTTTCATTGTCCAATCACCAGACCCGTTCTACTGGGCGTGGCTTTCCCAGGCCAAAGTTCCTTTCTCCCAAGAGATCAGGGAGCTGGTCCTGCCCAAACTCTCCGACCCAAATTTCATCAAAGACCTGGAAGAGGACTTGTATGAATTATTCAAGGTATGCAGAGACTCAGATGTAAAAGTATTCAGCAGtattttatttagcatttcCAGACTGAAGTGGTGACAATGTAAGTGAGTGAAATGTGAGAATCTGGCTGAGTAATGGACGCTGATGGAGAGGATGACTCAGTCCTTTTTAGCTGTGAACATTATGTTCAACGTGTATTGTCTGCTGTGTCTCACAGAAAGACCCTGGTTTCGACAGAGGACAGTTTCACAAACAAGTAGCCGTAATGAGGGGGCAGGTGAGTTTTAAGCTGGCactgtatttaaataaacaatgaagCTTTCTGCCTCATCTTTTTCAGCAATTTGATGTACTAACTGATCCTTCTTAGATTAATCTCTTTACTTTAAAGCATAAATTCACCTGTTTTCAAACTTCTAAacttacattttctttctccttttttttatcccaaGATCCTGAACCTGTGCCAAGCCCTGAAGGACGGTAAAACACCCCTGCAGTTGGTCCAGATGCCTCCAGTAATTGTCGAAACAGCCAGAGCACCTCAGAGAGCCAACAGTGAGTCCTACACACAGAGCTTCCAGAGCAGAAGACCCTTCTTCACCTGGTGGTAGGAACAGCTCgccaaagaggaagaagagaaacagcagGAAGCCGGAGcgaggaaagagagagtgagaagtGTTGATGTGTGCAGATGGAAGACTGGGCAGAATCTGAGAGCACCAGTGTCTGGTCCCAGAAATGGAAATAACCATCACCCTCCCATCCTCTCCTTATGGATATTTTAATTACACAGTGAGTGAGTGGGTGGAGAGACGAGGCCAAGAGAGGAAGAATTTCATAACATAGCTTCCTTTGTCTGCCTCCGTGCCTTGTGTGGATGTCGAGGAAGAGTTAATGCCTAAATGATAAAGATTCTGTACCGTCCGTTGAGAGGCAGAAAGATTTCAGTGAGATGTCAGACTTTTCTTTCGGACACCTGGGTGCACATAATGTttgctcacagacacacacatcggTCACAAGCCTCTGatactttgtgttttgataGGAGATGTTGCAttccatgttttttctttttttgtttgttttttcaccctTCATACCTCTCTGCCTTTTCATATTGACCTGCATATTCCCTCCCATGCAGCAAATAAGCCCTGGGCTGGTGAAAGCAGTGGTGCCACTAGTGAAGATCACAATTTTAGTTTTTAACAAACGAGAAGTTTGTTCATTGTGGTTCAAGTTTTGAAGATTAGGATACTGGGCACTCAGTGGTGTGTATGTCTTTACACAATGAACACAAGCCATGTGAACTGGTTTCACACTTACTCACTGCTCGTCCTAACTGTTCAGATTAGGATCTGCAAGTCATCTGGAGTGATGCTGAAAAAGAAAGGCACTTTTggttaaagaaaaactcttaaAGCTCATGACTGCCTCGCccaatttttcttctttcaccgACGAGTTAAATCATCGGTGAAGAAGTAAGAATTATCCCATCTGCAAGCAGGCGGAGCGAGGTCGGTGATTCCCCAGACCACAAGCTCCTGCTTGTCTCGGCCATGTTGATTTCTATTAATTTTCTGGCTCGCGGGGTGGACAACAAAGTAACTTCCTGCTGTACTGAACTGACATAAAATGTATTGTGACAATGCACTGTATAATTtgtatgtaatatttaatgatagattataattaaaacatattacattaaTACAGatgacttgtgtgtttgtgaatgagaAAAGGTACACGACACAAATACGAAAAATTCCGCTAGACCTCCGATGCTTTATCATACTCTGTCAATCAGTGCTGGCTATAATTACAACCACAAGTAATTGAAAAAATGTTTGTCCAATAATAATATGCTATTAGTCAATTAAGGCCCCTATAattcatatgttttattcaCAATTGATTGCCATGGAAAATTACAACCCTGGTTCCCAAAAGATAGGGACACTGTgcaaaacagaatgcaatgatttgtaAATCCTTTTCTCCCTTCCAATAAAGTTGTGAGAGAGACAAGAAAGTTATGGGATGTTCAGCTAATCAGTAACCTGTGATAGTATGATTAGATGAGCATCTTCAAAGGCTCACTTGTTCACAAGTAAGAATGTGGTGAGGTTCACTACtttatgaaaagaaaattacatttagTGATTTAGCTGATGTATTTATCTAAAGTGACAATAAACGTAAAGTGCAATGA includes the following:
- the pi4k2a gene encoding phosphatidylinositol 4-kinase type 2-alpha, with product MDETSPLVSPLRDSGDFSYCPTEPTSPRGAFGSTPGSVVRIPAGSPGRNRERQPLLDRDRGSSPREPHRNEFPEDPEFREIIRKAERAIEEGIYPERIYQGSSGSYFVKDSQGKIIGVFKPKNEEPYGQLNPKWTKWLQKLCCPCCFGRDCLVLNQGYLSEAGASLVDQKLELNIVPRTKVVYLASETFNYSAIDRVKSRGKRLALEKVPKVGQRFHRIGLPPKVGSFQLFVDGYKDADFWLRRFEAEPLPENTNRQLQLQFERLVVLDYIIRNTDRGNDNWLLKYDCPMDPVGNRDTDWVVVKDPIIKLAAIDNGLAFPLKHPDSWRAYPFYWAWLSQAKVPFSQEIRELVLPKLSDPNFIKDLEEDLYELFKKDPGFDRGQFHKQVAVMRGQILNLCQALKDGKTPLQLVQMPPVIVETARAPQRANSESYTQSFQSRRPFFTWW